TGACGACCGATGAGAAGAAGTGCCAGGAAATCATCGACGCCGAGAAGCGCACCGGCAAGAAGGTGAAGGTGACCTTCAACTACCGCTACTCGCCGCACCGCCAGAAGCTGTTCGAGATGTTACGCTCGGGCGTTATTGGCAACATCACGTCGGCCGATTTCCACTGGTACCTGGATGTGCACCACGGCGCCGACTACTTCCGCCGCTGGCACCGCCTGCGCCAGAACAGCGGCTCGCTGCTGGTGCACAAAGCCACCCACCACTTCGACCTGCTGAACTGGTGGCTCGACTCCGACCCCGAAGAAGTGTACGCCAACGGCCAGCTGAATTTCTACGGCAAAAACAACTCGTTCCGCCACACCCACTGCCGCCCCTGCCCGCACAAAGACAAGTGCCAGTTCTACTGGGACGTGACCAAGGACGCGCGCCTGACCAATATTTACGTCGACAACGAGAAGTACGACGGCTACCTGCGCGACGGCTGCGTGTGGAAGGAAGACATCGACATCTTCGACAAGATGGCCGTGCAGATTAAGTACGCCAACCAAGTGCAGGTGAGCTACTCGCTCACCACCTACTCGCCCTACGAGGGCTACCGCATTGCCTTCAATGGCACCAAGGGCCGCCTCGAAGCCTGGATTAAGGAGCGCCAAACCTGGGACGAAGAGCCCTTCGACGAAATCCAGCTCACGCCCAACTTCGGCAAGCGCGAAATCATCCGCATCCCCAACAACGAGGAAGGCCACGGTGGCGGCGACGTGCGCCTGCGCAAGCAAATCTTCCAGCCCGGCGCCGACCCCTACCGCCAGTCGGCCGGCACCCGCGACGGAGCCATGTCCTGCCTGGTCGGCATCGCCGCCCGCCACAGCATTGACAGCGGCAAGCCGGTGAAAATTGGCGACCTGACCACGCTCAAACCGCAAAGCGTGCGGGCGTAAGCGGGCCTAAGGAGGAAAGTAACCCAAAGAAAGAAGGTCATGCTGAGCGCAGCCGAAGCATCTCTACCGCTGAAGTAAATGAATACTTACGCGGTAGAGATGCTTCGGCTGCGCTCAGCATGACCTTCTTTCTTAACGCATTCTGGCTTTACCCATCAAATTCGGATATCAAACGCCAGCGCCTGCACCACCCACTGCCGCTGCACCGAGCTATACACCACCCGCACGCCACCCTCGATGGGCGTGCGCAGGCGCAGCACGTTGAACTGCACCAGCGCATCGAACCCGACGTTCTGGTAGTCGAGCCCCACGTTGATGCCGCGGATGGCGCGGCCCTGGGCCACGTCGCCAAACACGGTGGCGCGCAGGCGCTGGATGTAGAGCAGGCGCCCCAACTCCCAATGCGTGAAGGCCAGCGGCAGGTAGTAGTCGAAGCTGCCCACGCGCAGGCGGTCGAAGCTGGTGTAACCCTCGCCGCGCGGAAACGACACGGCCGGCGCAAACTGGTACTGCGCTTGGTCCTGCCACTGGTAGCCGGCCCGCAGGCGGATGGCGTGGTTGCGCGAAAGCCCCGGCAGAAAGACGCTGGCCTGCAGGCCGGCCTGCGACGCATTCAGGCTTCCACCGAAGGGCGTGGTGCGGTAGGTACCCAGCAGCGAGCCGCCCCACTTCGGCGCCACGCTGCGGGCGCTGCGCTTCAGCTGTGTGACATAGCTGAGCGTGGTTTGCACGGCGTTGAGCGGCCGGTTGGGGCCGACTTCGGTGAACCGCCGCAGGGGCAGGTCGTAGCCGTACACCTGCTCGTGCAGCAGGTAGGCCCCACCGTCAGGCCCTGCAGGTATTTGGAATGCGTGAGGGTGAGCGGCAGGCGCAGCCCCGCGCTGAAGCGCAGGTACTGCCACTGGTCGCGGTACGTAACGCCCTGGCTGATGAGGGCGGCGTCGCGGCCGCCGTAGGTCATGTCCACGTCCAGCACCGGGAAGCGGCCCTGGTAGCTCAGGGCGCTGGTCACGTTGAAGGTGCGCTCTACCTGGTCGTAGCCCACGCCGGCAAACACCTGCGTGGTGCTGAGCAAATCCTGCGAGCGCAGGCCCACGGCCACGGCGTTGCCGGTCGGGCTTTGCACCACGCCGTAGCTGAACAGGTTGAACGCGTGCCGTAGCGGCGAATAGCGGTTCACGCTGTAGCGCGGTCCGGCCGAGTCGGGCCGCGCTAGCAGGCGGGCTACCTCGCGGCCGGCCGGCTCCCGGGCGGTGAGGGCGTCGGCATACGGGCCAATGGCGTCGGTGCTAGCCACGGGCACCGGCACCCAGGCAGTGCTGTCGAGAGGCATCTCAACCACGCGGGCGCCCGTGGCGCGGAAGTCGTGGAAGGCCAGCGTGCGGCCGCCGGGCGCCACGGCGGCGTGGTAGGCCCCCAGCGGCCGGGCCGTGACGCGGAAGGTGCGCCCGGTGCGGGCCTGCACGGCGTAGATGTTGTCGACGCCGCTTTGGGCCGAATTGTAGAGCACAAAGCCCTGCCAGGGCTGCGGGTTGGCCAGGTTCACATTGGCCACGGGCAGCAGCGGGCGCGTGGCGCCGGTGGCGGGGTCGATGACGACGATGGTTTTGCCGGCGGCGCTCAGCGTCACGGCCACCAAGCGGCGGCCGTCGGGGTGCCAGCGGGGCTGAATGTAGAGGTCGTTGGCGGGGTTGGGCAGGGTTTGCAGCTCGGCGCCGGTTTGGGCGTTGAGGA
This DNA window, taken from Hymenobacter sp. 5317J-9, encodes the following:
- a CDS encoding Gfo/Idh/MocA family oxidoreductase, producing MKRRTFTQLTGSALAGSLLTNNVLASALAPVKKTRVAMVGTGHRGLGMWGVDVLKEHGDKMEFVGLCDINPGRVETGKKMLGVSCPTFTDFDKMMKQVKPDVLIVTTVDATHNQFIVKGMEYGADIVTEKPMTTDEKKCQEIIDAEKRTGKKVKVTFNYRYSPHRQKLFEMLRSGVIGNITSADFHWYLDVHHGADYFRRWHRLRQNSGSLLVHKATHHFDLLNWWLDSDPEEVYANGQLNFYGKNNSFRHTHCRPCPHKDKCQFYWDVTKDARLTNIYVDNEKYDGYLRDGCVWKEDIDIFDKMAVQIKYANQVQVSYSLTTYSPYEGYRIAFNGTKGRLEAWIKERQTWDEEPFDEIQLTPNFGKREIIRIPNNEEGHGGGDVRLRKQIFQPGADPYRQSAGTRDGAMSCLVGIAARHSIDSGKPVKIGDLTTLKPQSVRA